The following coding sequences are from one Euzebyales bacterium window:
- a CDS encoding ArsC/Spx/MgsR family protein has product MQPQLLGHPKSRTTRKAQRYFAERGVKVAYNDLRKRAPSPGELRKWVERFGVDGVIDRESAAYRDAGLGYLSAGIDTWLDQFAEQPLLLRLPLVRCGSDLSVGDDPAAWQRFVDQVKGR; this is encoded by the coding sequence ATGCAACCACAGCTGCTGGGACACCCCAAGAGCAGGACGACGCGCAAGGCGCAGCGCTACTTCGCCGAGCGCGGCGTCAAGGTCGCCTACAACGACCTGCGCAAGCGCGCTCCCAGCCCCGGTGAACTGCGGAAATGGGTCGAGCGGTTCGGCGTCGACGGCGTGATCGACCGCGAGTCGGCGGCGTACCGTGACGCTGGTCTGGGATACCTGTCCGCGGGCATCGACACCTGGCTGGACCAGTTCGCGGAGCAGCCGCTGCTGCTCCGCCTGCCGCTCGTTCGGTGTGGCAGCGACCTGTCCGTGGGCGACGATCCGGCGGCATGGCAGCGCTTCGTCGACCAGGTCAAGGGCCGGTGA
- a CDS encoding glutamate synthase-related protein, producing the protein MIFDSVGRGTDAAGLRYDPKAERDACGIGFVADAEGRASRAIVDAALDGLCGVRHRGAVASDSRTGDGAGVLLPVPRAFMAAQAASLGAAVDPAAVGVAMCFLDGHDHQRGSDARRQARGAVEEALAAYGLAFLAWRTVPTAPEALGDKARAAMPAIEQALFAAGGAADAERAAYVARRRAERRCAAAGVSAYFASFGFATVTYKALSAADQLAAFYPDLVDDAFLAPYVMFHQRYSTNTLPTWDRAQPFRLLCHNGEINTIDGNVNLMRARTGNLGADWPELGAQGEAALEPLIDESASDSAKLDSALELLLRGGRSVDHAMAMLAPQVWEGSSDLPPAVRDFYRYHAALVEPWDGPAGVVFADGARVGASLDRNGLRPLRYLLCDDGLIVCGSEVGAVRTAGRGGVRRERLGPGEMVLFDPEVGVIENAALKRRLAARRPYGDWLREHQVSIDGGQPVDHAPEDLLARQVQAGFTKEEQTAVLRPLANDGKEPVSSMGDDTPLAVLSDQARTVYHYLKQRFAQVTNPPIDHLREWKVMSLRTQLGPRVPILTEDPTAVRLLELDGFVLYPDGLRRLLMEPDLPFGVAGLDATFAVAEGADGLAARLDALAAEAVSAVRSGAALLVCSDRKAGPERAAVPALLAIGAVHHALVDARLRTHASIICETDDTRETHTFATLLGYGADAICPRLALETITELADAGRLGRDSASAGEAQEAYVSAISDGVLKIMSKMGISTLDSYRSAQIFEAVGLGPDVIDRCLRGTPSQVGGIGLRELGEDVVARHEFAHAPRAALASPGFYKFKRGGEYHANNPQIIDALHRSIGLVTDDGEPDRPPRADADTAEQRAAHLLAVAANTGRTALYDMYARMVNDRPPTEPRDLLEPVPAETPVAVDEVEPATSIVQRFFTGAMSLGALSPESHETLAIAMNLLGASSNTGEGGEDPRRFDTRSAARDANSRAKQVASGRFGVTPRYLAYADELQIKMAQGSKPGEGGHLPGHKVSDLIARLRHTQPGVSLISPPPHHDIYSIEDLAQLIFDLKQVNPFASVSVKLVASSGVGVVAAGVVKGLADAVQIAGSDGGTGASPLSSIKHAGLPWELGLAETQQTLVANGLRGRVRVQVDGGFRTGRDVVIAALLGADEYGFGTAVLLAEGCIMARACHRDTCPVGVATQRRDLRDKYVGAPETVATYLLFVAEEVRAGLAALGGRSIDEVIGRTDLLRPRVLDHERARTLDLGPLLTPPAPGPRHYEASLPIQAPRDRLGDEVFDAAFRALWSGTGEAFDFEIRNTDRAVGARLGGAIGLEFGDRMPEQPVTVRFTGEAGQSFGAFLAQGVEFDLTGEANDYVGKGMAGGRIVVRSPGDDHGDPVLVGNTVLYGATGGELFVAGRAGERFAVRNSGANAIVEGTGEHACEYMTGGVVVVLGATGFNLGAGMTGGVCYVHDPAATILARINTQLVEARRLEGGDLDDVLALVTTHADVTGSRRARALLADWDRTSQGFWRIAPRGRLSRFERSDRGVGTSV; encoded by the coding sequence ATGATCTTTGACAGCGTTGGCCGCGGAACCGATGCGGCCGGACTGCGCTACGACCCGAAGGCCGAGCGCGATGCCTGCGGCATCGGCTTCGTCGCCGACGCCGAGGGACGCGCGTCGCGTGCGATCGTCGATGCTGCGCTCGACGGGCTCTGTGGCGTGCGGCACCGCGGTGCGGTGGCGTCCGACAGCCGCACCGGCGACGGCGCCGGCGTGCTGCTGCCCGTGCCCCGGGCGTTCATGGCGGCGCAGGCGGCCAGCCTGGGAGCGGCGGTCGACCCTGCCGCCGTCGGCGTGGCCATGTGCTTCCTCGATGGACACGACCACCAACGGGGCAGCGACGCACGCCGCCAGGCGCGCGGGGCGGTCGAGGAGGCACTCGCCGCCTACGGCCTCGCCTTCCTGGCCTGGCGCACCGTGCCGACGGCGCCGGAGGCGCTGGGCGACAAGGCCCGTGCAGCGATGCCCGCCATCGAGCAGGCGCTGTTCGCCGCCGGCGGCGCCGCCGACGCTGAACGCGCGGCCTACGTGGCCCGCCGCCGCGCCGAGCGCCGGTGCGCTGCGGCGGGCGTGTCGGCCTACTTCGCGTCGTTCGGCTTCGCGACGGTCACCTACAAGGCGCTCAGCGCCGCGGACCAGCTCGCCGCGTTCTACCCGGACCTCGTTGACGACGCGTTCCTCGCGCCGTACGTCATGTTCCACCAGCGCTACTCGACCAACACGCTGCCCACCTGGGACCGTGCGCAGCCGTTCCGCCTGCTGTGCCACAACGGCGAGATCAACACGATCGACGGCAACGTCAACCTGATGCGCGCTCGCACCGGCAACCTCGGCGCCGACTGGCCGGAGCTCGGTGCGCAGGGCGAGGCGGCGCTCGAGCCGCTGATCGACGAGTCCGCCTCCGACTCGGCCAAGCTCGACTCGGCGCTGGAGCTTCTGCTGCGTGGCGGCCGCTCGGTCGACCACGCCATGGCGATGCTGGCGCCGCAGGTCTGGGAGGGCAGCAGCGACCTGCCGCCCGCCGTCCGCGACTTCTACCGCTACCACGCGGCCCTGGTCGAGCCCTGGGACGGACCGGCGGGCGTGGTCTTCGCCGACGGTGCGCGGGTCGGAGCGTCGCTCGACCGCAACGGGCTGCGGCCGCTGCGGTACCTGCTGTGTGACGACGGCCTCATCGTGTGTGGCAGCGAAGTCGGCGCCGTGCGCACCGCCGGCCGTGGTGGGGTGCGGCGCGAGCGGCTCGGGCCTGGCGAGATGGTGCTGTTCGACCCGGAGGTCGGCGTCATCGAGAACGCCGCGCTCAAGCGCCGCCTCGCTGCACGCCGCCCGTACGGCGACTGGCTGCGCGAGCACCAGGTGAGCATCGACGGCGGTCAGCCCGTCGACCACGCGCCGGAGGACCTGCTGGCCCGTCAGGTGCAGGCGGGCTTCACCAAGGAGGAGCAGACCGCCGTGCTGCGCCCGCTGGCCAACGACGGCAAGGAACCGGTGTCATCGATGGGCGACGACACGCCGCTGGCCGTGCTCAGCGACCAGGCGCGGACGGTCTACCACTACCTCAAGCAGCGCTTCGCCCAGGTCACGAACCCGCCGATCGACCACCTGCGCGAGTGGAAGGTCATGAGCCTACGCACTCAGCTCGGGCCACGCGTGCCGATCCTGACCGAGGACCCGACCGCGGTCCGGCTGCTCGAGCTCGACGGGTTCGTGCTGTACCCGGACGGCCTGCGCCGCCTGCTGATGGAGCCGGACCTGCCGTTCGGCGTGGCGGGCCTCGACGCGACGTTCGCCGTCGCCGAGGGCGCCGACGGCCTGGCGGCGCGCCTCGACGCGCTGGCGGCCGAGGCCGTGTCGGCCGTCCGCTCGGGCGCTGCGCTGCTGGTCTGCAGCGACCGCAAGGCCGGACCGGAGCGAGCTGCGGTCCCGGCTCTGCTGGCGATCGGCGCCGTCCACCACGCGCTGGTCGACGCGCGCCTGCGCACGCACGCCAGCATCATCTGCGAGACCGACGACACCCGGGAGACCCACACGTTCGCGACGCTGCTGGGCTATGGCGCCGACGCGATCTGCCCGAGGCTGGCGCTCGAGACGATCACCGAGCTCGCCGATGCCGGCCGGCTCGGCCGGGACTCCGCGTCGGCGGGCGAGGCCCAGGAGGCCTACGTCAGTGCCATCTCCGACGGCGTGCTCAAGATCATGTCGAAGATGGGCATCTCGACGCTGGACTCGTACCGGTCGGCCCAGATCTTCGAGGCCGTCGGCCTGGGCCCCGACGTCATCGACCGCTGCCTGCGGGGCACGCCGTCGCAGGTCGGTGGCATCGGTCTGCGCGAGCTCGGCGAGGACGTCGTGGCCCGTCACGAGTTCGCCCACGCGCCGCGCGCGGCGCTTGCCAGCCCGGGCTTCTACAAGTTCAAGCGCGGCGGGGAGTACCACGCCAACAACCCGCAGATCATCGACGCGCTGCACCGGTCGATCGGCCTGGTGACGGACGACGGCGAGCCCGATCGGCCGCCCCGGGCCGACGCCGACACCGCCGAGCAGCGTGCGGCACACCTGCTGGCGGTGGCGGCGAACACGGGCCGCACGGCGCTGTACGACATGTACGCACGGATGGTCAACGATCGCCCGCCGACCGAGCCACGCGACCTCCTCGAGCCGGTCCCGGCCGAGACGCCGGTGGCGGTCGACGAGGTCGAGCCGGCCACCAGCATCGTCCAGCGGTTCTTCACCGGGGCCATGTCGCTCGGTGCGTTGTCGCCGGAGTCGCACGAGACGCTGGCGATCGCCATGAACCTCCTGGGCGCGTCGTCGAACACCGGTGAGGGTGGCGAGGATCCGCGGCGCTTCGACACACGTAGTGCTGCCCGCGACGCAAACTCGCGGGCGAAGCAGGTCGCATCCGGCCGGTTCGGCGTGACGCCCCGCTACCTGGCGTACGCCGACGAGCTCCAGATCAAGATGGCGCAGGGGTCGAAGCCGGGTGAGGGCGGCCACCTGCCGGGCCACAAGGTCTCCGATCTGATCGCCAGGCTGCGGCACACCCAGCCGGGTGTCAGCCTGATCTCGCCGCCGCCGCACCACGACATCTACTCGATCGAGGACCTCGCGCAACTGATCTTCGATCTCAAGCAGGTCAACCCCTTCGCCAGCGTCAGCGTCAAGCTGGTCGCGTCCAGCGGTGTCGGAGTCGTCGCGGCGGGGGTCGTCAAGGGCCTGGCCGACGCCGTCCAGATCGCCGGCAGCGACGGTGGCACGGGCGCCTCGCCGTTGTCGTCGATCAAGCATGCGGGGCTGCCTTGGGAGCTCGGCCTGGCCGAGACCCAGCAGACGCTCGTCGCCAATGGGCTGCGTGGCCGGGTTCGGGTGCAGGTCGACGGCGGCTTCAGGACCGGCCGTGACGTGGTGATCGCCGCGCTGCTGGGCGCCGACGAGTACGGCTTCGGCACGGCGGTGCTGCTGGCGGAGGGCTGCATCATGGCGCGCGCCTGCCATCGCGACACGTGCCCGGTCGGCGTCGCGACCCAGCGACGCGACCTGCGCGACAAGTACGTGGGCGCGCCCGAGACGGTCGCGACCTACCTGTTGTTCGTGGCCGAGGAGGTCAGGGCGGGGCTCGCCGCGCTCGGCGGGCGCTCGATCGACGAGGTCATCGGACGGACCGACCTGCTGCGCCCACGTGTGCTGGACCACGAGCGCGCGCGTACGCTCGACCTCGGTCCACTGCTGACACCGCCCGCACCCGGACCTCGTCACTACGAGGCGAGCCTGCCGATCCAGGCACCCCGCGACCGGCTCGGCGACGAGGTGTTCGACGCCGCGTTCCGCGCGCTGTGGTCGGGCACCGGTGAGGCGTTCGACTTCGAGATCCGCAACACCGACCGTGCTGTCGGTGCCCGCCTGGGCGGTGCGATCGGGCTCGAGTTCGGTGACCGGATGCCCGAGCAGCCGGTCACCGTGCGCTTCACCGGCGAGGCCGGCCAGAGCTTCGGCGCGTTCCTGGCACAGGGCGTCGAATTCGACCTGACCGGCGAGGCCAACGACTACGTCGGCAAGGGCATGGCAGGCGGCCGGATCGTCGTGCGCTCTCCCGGCGACGACCACGGCGACCCGGTGCTGGTCGGCAACACGGTGCTGTACGGCGCCACCGGAGGCGAGCTGTTCGTGGCCGGCCGTGCCGGCGAACGGTTCGCGGTGCGCAACTCAGGGGCGAACGCGATCGTCGAGGGTACCGGCGAGCACGCCTGCGAGTACATGACGGGCGGGGTGGTCGTGGTGCTCGGCGCCACGGGGTTCAACCTCGGTGCCGGTATGACCGGCGGCGTGTGCTACGTCCACGACCCGGCCGCGACGATCCTGGCGCGCATCAACACCCAGCTGGTCGAGGCGCGACGGCTCGAGGGCGGTGACCTCGACGACGTGCTGGCGCTGGTCACGACCCACGCCGACGTCACCGGATCACGGCGCGCACGTGCGCTGCTCGCTGACTGGGACCGGACCTCGCAGGGCTTCTGGCGCATCGCTCCCCGTGGCCGGCTGTCGCGGTTCGAGCGGAGCGACCGGGGTGTCGGGACGTCGGTGTAG
- a CDS encoding ABC transporter ATP-binding protein: MSARLGGGRGLMPNTGLVRRGLDGQLDRKLPKGLVGRVWREFARPHRDKLVALILTIVIASALVVAPPWLIKQIVDALSQVQGGVVPPGAARTVTLNALGLVALALLTVAFSIAQRYYSAWLGEQLIADMRKRAYEHVQRMPVAFFTRTQTGALISRLNNDVIGAQRALTGTFGTLTANAVQVAVALTSMFVLEWRLTLLVLSVLPVFVFAARFAGRRLQALTRESMQLNADMNTLMTERFNVAGATLVKLFGRYDRESERFGDSAVRVADVGVRSAVVGRLFFATMSLVGALGTAAVYLVGGRFVLSGSMSVGDVVAFAALVVTAYSPLAALSNAPVDVLTALISFDRVFEILDLPHPIADRPDAVDLRDPRGAVTFDHVRFAYPSAADSSLASLEAGWGQVLDTEPGPEVLHDVSFTARPGQTVALVGPSGAGKTTLTALVPRLYDVTGGVVRIDGHDVRDLTLSSLRAAVGVVSQDPHLFHDSVRVNLRYAAPDATDAEIEAACRAAQIHDVIAALPDGYETVVGERGYRLSGGEKQRVSIARVLLKDPAVIVLDEATAHLDSESEAAVQKALRTALAGRTSLVIAHRLSTIISADLILVVGNGRVIQQGTHAELVRTEGLYADLYRTQFAGADA, encoded by the coding sequence GTGAGCGCGCGCCTCGGCGGTGGCCGGGGGCTGATGCCCAACACCGGCCTCGTGCGCCGGGGGCTGGACGGCCAGCTCGACCGTAAGCTTCCGAAGGGCCTCGTCGGGCGGGTCTGGCGCGAGTTTGCGCGGCCGCACCGCGACAAGCTCGTGGCCCTGATTCTCACCATCGTCATCGCCTCGGCGCTCGTCGTCGCCCCGCCATGGCTGATCAAGCAGATCGTCGACGCGTTGAGCCAGGTGCAGGGTGGGGTGGTGCCGCCAGGCGCGGCCCGCACGGTGACGCTCAACGCGCTCGGCCTGGTGGCGCTGGCGCTACTGACGGTCGCATTCTCGATCGCCCAGCGCTACTACTCGGCGTGGCTGGGGGAGCAGCTGATCGCCGACATGCGCAAGCGTGCCTACGAGCACGTGCAGCGGATGCCTGTGGCGTTCTTCACGCGGACCCAGACCGGCGCGCTGATCAGCCGGCTCAACAACGACGTGATCGGCGCGCAGCGCGCGCTGACGGGCACGTTCGGCACGCTGACGGCCAATGCGGTGCAGGTCGCCGTGGCGCTGACCTCGATGTTCGTGCTCGAGTGGCGCCTGACGCTGCTGGTCCTGTCGGTGCTGCCGGTGTTCGTGTTCGCCGCCCGGTTCGCGGGTCGGAGGCTTCAGGCGCTGACTCGCGAGTCGATGCAGCTCAACGCCGACATGAACACGCTCATGACCGAGCGCTTCAACGTCGCCGGCGCGACGCTGGTCAAGCTGTTCGGGCGGTACGACCGCGAGAGCGAGCGCTTCGGCGACAGCGCGGTCCGGGTCGCTGACGTTGGTGTGCGCAGCGCTGTCGTCGGACGGCTGTTCTTCGCGACCATGTCGCTTGTCGGTGCGCTGGGCACCGCAGCGGTCTACCTGGTCGGTGGCCGGTTCGTGCTGTCCGGCAGCATGTCGGTCGGCGACGTGGTCGCCTTCGCCGCCCTGGTGGTCACCGCCTACTCGCCGCTGGCGGCGCTGAGCAACGCGCCGGTCGACGTACTGACGGCGCTTATCAGCTTCGACCGCGTCTTCGAGATCCTCGACCTGCCGCATCCGATCGCCGACCGGCCCGACGCCGTGGACCTGCGCGACCCCCGAGGTGCGGTGACCTTCGACCACGTCCGGTTCGCCTACCCGTCCGCCGCCGACAGCTCGCTCGCCTCGCTGGAGGCGGGCTGGGGCCAGGTGCTCGACACCGAGCCCGGCCCCGAGGTGCTCCACGACGTGAGTTTCACCGCCCGGCCGGGGCAGACGGTCGCGCTCGTCGGTCCGTCGGGCGCGGGCAAGACCACGCTGACGGCGCTCGTACCGCGGCTGTACGACGTGACCGGCGGGGTGGTCCGCATCGACGGCCACGACGTGCGCGACCTGACGTTGTCTTCGCTGCGGGCCGCCGTCGGGGTCGTCAGCCAGGACCCACACCTGTTCCATGACTCCGTCCGCGTCAACCTGCGCTACGCCGCCCCGGACGCCACCGATGCCGAGATCGAGGCCGCGTGCCGGGCCGCGCAGATCCACGACGTGATCGCCGCCCTGCCCGACGGCTACGAGACGGTCGTCGGTGAGCGCGGCTACCGCCTGTCGGGCGGCGAGAAGCAGCGGGTGTCGATCGCGCGCGTGCTGCTCAAGGACCCGGCGGTCATCGTGCTCGACGAGGCCACGGCGCACCTCGACAGTGAGTCGGAGGCCGCAGTCCAGAAGGCGTTGCGCACGGCCCTTGCCGGGCGGACGTCCCTCGTGATCGCCCACCGGCTCTCGACGATCATCAGCGCGGACCTGATCCTCGTGGTCGGCAACGGGCGGGTCATCCAGCAGGGCACACACGCCGAGCTCGTGCGGACCGAGGGCCTGTACGCCGACCTGTACCGCACGCAGTTCGCGGGCGCGGACGCGTAG
- a CDS encoding ABC-F family ATP-binding cassette domain-containing protein, producing MLAANRLTRAHGSHVVLRDLDLQVIPGMRVGVIGANGSGKTTLLELLAGDEAPDAGTVTRAGGVTVGHARQDVTVIRDRRVLDAVLDAAADVVEGERDLRDLEHRIAASADDEREVLLRRYGTLQDRFAIAAGYSVEARARKVLAGLGFEDDAMSADIATLSGGWMMRVALARLLLRTPDVLLLDEPTNHLDFAAADWLAGYVAGYRGAVVAVSHDRWFLDEIATHILELDGAGGWRFRSGMYSIWVEERDAERSRIEAAAATQARQIAQTEAFIERFRAKATKARQVQSRVKALEKLERVEVRRPTGLRVKLSLPTPPRSGRDVVVLDGVRKAYSDTTVFDGLDLVVERGRTIAVLGPNGAGKSTLLRIVAGVEDPDGGTCRLGHNVTAAYVAQHHADALDLDRTVLAELDSVLHDRATNPRSVLGAFGFPGDAVEKRVGQCSGGERARLALAKLVVGPANLLCLDEPTNHLDLASRELLTSALDAYAGTVLLVTHDRALIREVADGICAVGGGTAALSEDDLDAHLAGQRDDGADDTTVAPSASERRPVDRRQQRRDAAEQRRRTQGLRDELARAEAELEQVEQRLAELEAALSDPTTYEDPEAGRELTMEHAVVSDRVAGAERRWENLVVQVDDAS from the coding sequence GTGCTCGCTGCCAATCGACTGACCAGAGCGCACGGCTCCCACGTCGTGCTCCGCGACCTGGACCTCCAGGTGATCCCTGGCATGCGCGTGGGCGTCATCGGAGCCAACGGGTCGGGCAAGACGACCCTGCTCGAGCTGCTCGCCGGCGACGAGGCGCCCGACGCCGGGACGGTCACACGCGCCGGTGGCGTGACCGTCGGCCACGCGCGGCAGGACGTCACGGTCATTCGTGACCGTCGCGTGCTCGACGCGGTCCTCGATGCCGCGGCCGATGTCGTCGAGGGGGAGCGCGACCTGCGCGACCTCGAGCACCGCATCGCCGCATCGGCGGACGACGAGCGGGAGGTGCTGCTGCGGCGCTACGGCACACTGCAGGACCGGTTCGCCATCGCGGCCGGCTACAGCGTCGAGGCCCGCGCCCGCAAGGTGCTCGCGGGGCTCGGCTTCGAAGACGATGCGATGTCGGCCGACATCGCCACGCTGTCGGGCGGGTGGATGATGCGCGTGGCGCTGGCACGACTGCTGCTGCGAACCCCCGACGTGCTGCTCCTCGACGAGCCCACCAACCACCTCGACTTCGCGGCCGCCGACTGGCTCGCCGGGTACGTCGCCGGCTACCGCGGTGCCGTGGTCGCCGTCAGCCACGACCGCTGGTTCCTCGACGAGATCGCCACGCACATCCTTGAGCTCGACGGCGCCGGTGGGTGGCGGTTCCGAAGCGGCATGTACAGCATCTGGGTGGAGGAGCGCGACGCCGAGCGCTCCAGGATCGAGGCGGCCGCTGCGACGCAGGCCAGGCAGATCGCCCAGACCGAGGCGTTCATCGAACGGTTCCGTGCGAAGGCCACGAAGGCGCGGCAGGTACAGAGCCGTGTCAAGGCGCTGGAGAAGCTCGAGCGGGTGGAGGTCAGGCGACCGACCGGACTGCGCGTGAAGCTGTCGCTGCCGACGCCGCCCAGGTCCGGGCGTGACGTCGTTGTGCTCGACGGCGTCCGCAAGGCCTACAGCGACACGACGGTGTTCGACGGGCTCGACCTGGTCGTGGAACGGGGGCGGACGATCGCGGTCCTCGGGCCCAACGGTGCCGGAAAGTCCACGCTGTTGCGCATCGTCGCCGGCGTCGAGGATCCGGACGGCGGCACGTGCCGGCTAGGTCACAACGTCACGGCCGCATACGTCGCGCAGCACCACGCCGACGCGCTGGACCTCGACCGCACCGTCCTGGCCGAGCTCGACTCGGTGTTGCACGACCGCGCGACCAACCCGCGTTCGGTGCTCGGCGCGTTCGGCTTCCCCGGCGACGCGGTCGAGAAGCGAGTCGGCCAGTGCAGCGGCGGAGAACGTGCGCGTCTGGCGCTCGCGAAGCTCGTGGTCGGGCCGGCGAACCTGCTGTGCCTCGACGAGCCCACCAACCACCTCGACCTGGCAAGCCGGGAGCTGCTGACCTCCGCCCTCGACGCCTACGCCGGGACGGTGCTGCTCGTCACCCACGATCGGGCGCTGATCCGGGAGGTCGCCGACGGCATCTGCGCCGTCGGCGGCGGCACGGCGGCGCTGTCCGAGGACGACCTCGACGCCCACCTCGCGGGGCAGCGCGACGACGGCGCCGACGACACGACAGTCGCGCCGTCGGCCTCGGAGCGCCGTCCGGTCGACCGTAGGCAGCAGCGCCGCGACGCGGCGGAGCAGCGGCGGCGTACCCAGGGGCTGCGCGACGAGCTGGCCCGCGCCGAGGCGGAGCTCGAGCAGGTCGAGCAGCGGCTCGCCGAGCTCGAGGCCGCGCTCTCCGACCCGACGACTTACGAGGACCCCGAGGCGGGTCGGGAGCTGACCATGGAGCACGCCGTCGTCTCCGACCGTGTCGCGGGCGCGGAGCGCCGCTGGGAGAATCTCGTCGTGCAGGTCGACGACGCCTCGTGA
- a CDS encoding HDIG domain-containing protein encodes MAPLAGSDWAQRALAAVLVFIGIPAILSISAFWQEAPIRVGERSPRTVLAPDPIRVQDPETTERERRNAAESVEPVLVPDNEARAAIVQNVDDTFARIEKAREPGSGDDKQVLSADEQVASLVEQLELGPSPIRALVELDDEELVIARAQAVELAQDLAQRDFTEGEIEQTVDRIDSLLAVRSFPDDVGQTAVKPILVEALEPTVRVDEEATAAQREAAAAAVAPLEKSFAPGAPVVQVGDIVTEVQMSALQARGLEGADPWLTAGRALALTAAIAGSLGFYLRAYRRETWATARLVLLLAVLVTLFALTLQAVVLLTSGTGPLVYLLPAGAFVMLTTILFDPPVGVLMTIPITTIVSFMAPARPGLTAFAALSCLASVPLVSRLSARGALRRAAWHSTLAYGAFAGVLAAVFDEPVEVGYATLAGLGAGILSAVIVNATLPFLESVFGVLTATSLLDLADRNHPLLRELEQKALGSYNHSVEVSKMTERAARAVDADSLLVSVAALYHDIGKVQRPYFFVENQFGIDNPHENLEPEVSARIIKEHVTDGIQIARSYRMPAEIVEGVRTHHGTTLVGYFFRKAANAAPEGTTVDERPYRYDGKKPASKEMAILMLADCCEGATRAAALADRNLTREAIAGIVTGLIDDRVEDGQLEEANITFRELRTVRESFIESLCYVYHPRITYPELRPRSTTVGTQNAPTNGAGNGVTRDRVGDSAASQ; translated from the coding sequence GTGGCACCATTAGCCGGATCCGACTGGGCACAACGGGCACTCGCGGCGGTGCTCGTGTTCATCGGCATCCCGGCGATCCTGTCGATCTCGGCGTTCTGGCAGGAGGCACCCATCCGGGTCGGCGAGCGGTCCCCACGCACGGTGCTCGCACCGGACCCGATCCGCGTGCAGGACCCCGAGACCACGGAGCGTGAGCGCCGCAACGCGGCGGAGAGCGTTGAACCCGTCCTGGTGCCCGACAACGAGGCGCGGGCCGCCATCGTCCAGAACGTCGACGACACCTTCGCGAGGATCGAGAAGGCGCGGGAGCCCGGCAGCGGCGACGACAAGCAGGTCCTGAGCGCAGACGAGCAGGTCGCCAGCCTCGTCGAGCAGCTGGAGCTCGGCCCGTCGCCCATCCGCGCGCTGGTCGAGCTCGACGACGAGGAGCTGGTCATCGCTCGCGCCCAGGCCGTCGAGCTGGCCCAGGACCTCGCACAGCGTGACTTCACCGAAGGTGAGATCGAGCAGACCGTCGACCGGATCGACAGCCTGCTCGCGGTCCGTAGCTTCCCGGACGACGTCGGGCAGACCGCGGTGAAGCCGATCCTCGTCGAAGCGCTGGAGCCCACGGTCCGTGTGGACGAGGAGGCGACGGCGGCGCAGCGCGAGGCGGCGGCGGCGGCGGTCGCCCCGCTGGAGAAGAGCTTCGCTCCGGGTGCCCCGGTCGTGCAGGTCGGCGACATCGTCACCGAGGTCCAGATGTCCGCGCTGCAGGCCCGCGGGCTCGAGGGCGCCGATCCGTGGCTGACCGCCGGACGCGCCCTGGCGCTGACCGCGGCGATCGCCGGCAGCCTCGGGTTCTACCTTCGTGCGTACCGGCGGGAGACGTGGGCGACGGCCCGCCTGGTGCTGCTGCTGGCGGTGCTGGTCACGCTGTTCGCACTCACCCTGCAGGCGGTCGTGCTGCTGACGTCCGGCACCGGGCCACTCGTCTACCTACTGCCGGCGGGTGCGTTCGTGATGCTGACGACGATCCTGTTCGACCCACCGGTCGGCGTCCTGATGACGATCCCGATCACCACGATCGTGTCGTTCATGGCGCCGGCGCGGCCGGGCCTGACGGCGTTCGCGGCGTTGAGCTGCCTGGCCAGCGTCCCGCTGGTCTCACGGCTGTCCGCCCGGGGCGCCCTGCGCCGGGCCGCCTGGCATTCCACGCTGGCCTACGGCGCGTTCGCCGGTGTGCTGGCCGCGGTGTTCGACGAGCCCGTCGAGGTCGGCTACGCGACGCTCGCCGGCCTGGGCGCCGGGATCCTGTCGGCGGTCATCGTCAACGCCACTCTGCCGTTCCTCGAATCGGTGTTCGGCGTGCTCACGGCGACGAGCCTGTTGGACCTCGCCGATCGCAACCACCCCCTGCTGCGCGAGCTGGAGCAGAAGGCGCTCGGCAGCTACAACCACTCGGTCGAGGTGTCGAAGATGACCGAGCGCGCCGCCCGCGCCGTCGATGCTGACAGCCTCCTGGTGAGCGTCGCCGCGCTCTACCACGACATCGGCAAGGTCCAGCGGCCCTACTTCTTCGTCGAGAACCAGTTCGGCATCGACAACCCGCACGAGAACCTCGAGCCTGAGGTGTCGGCGCGCATCATCAAGGAGCACGTCACCGACGGCATCCAGATCGCCCGCAGCTACCGCATGCCCGCCGAGATCGTCGAGGGCGTCCGCACCCACCACGGCACGACGCTGGTCGGCTACTTCTTCCGCAAGGCCGCAAACGCCGCACCGGAGGGCACCACCGTCGACGAGCGCCCCTACCGCTACGACGGCAAGAAGCCGGCGTCCAAGGAGATGGCGATCCTGATGCTGGCTGACTGCTGCGAGGGCGCGACGCGCGCGGCGGCGTTGGCGGACCGCAACCTGACCCGCGAAGCGATCGCGGGCATCGTCACCGGCCTGATCGACGACCGCGTCGAGGACGGTCAGCTCGAGGAGGCCAACATCACGTTCCGCGAGCTGCGGACGGTCCGGGAGTCGTTCATCGAGTCGTTGTGCTACGTGTACCACCCGCGGATCACGTACCCGGAGCTGCGCCCGCGGTCGACGACGGTCGGCACGCAGAACGCTCCCACCAACGGCGCGGGCAACGGCGTCACCCGCGACCGGGTCGGGGACTCCGCCGCGTCGCAGTGA